AACAGAGCCACAAGGCTACTGAAAACAAGACATAAAAGAGACAAGGCATTTAAGAACCCATTTGGCCAAGCAATtaaaatactacacacacatttAGATAAGGAACTGCAGATATTACCCTAAGAGAAGGCTCTGTACTGTATAAAGCACAGACTTTGctaaatattcacatatattctCATTTTGATACTAAAAGCCTGAGTATTATTGCTCCACCTGAGTTATTAATTAGCTtaatctcttaaaaaaacaaaatgttcaacTTCAGTGAGACAGAAAGTCTTAAAAATCAATCCTCCACCCTGCTCCAAGCTGTAGAATGTCTTTAACTGGTCCTATCTGCTTACCTACAGGACAAACAGGTGAAATAGGTTGCTTAGTTTCTGCTCAGGTATATTCAACTTAGCTTCTTAAATCATTCACAAGAGAATTCTTGTGAGCAtctaatttatataataaatctcATCATCGATAGTAACATAGCCCCAGTTTTCCAGAAAGTAGGCATGCATTTCAAGCTAGAACAAGAATTGCAAGTCGTCCTCAGAAATAAATGCTAACATTTACTTCTCAAGTCTAGAATGGAAATTTCAGCTCCTTAAAATTAGCATCTTGTCCCCATTCCTTGTAAGGATTCCTACATTCAGTCTTCTAGACAATAAGCAACGCTGAATGGCTGCCTGAGACCTTACAGAAAACCTGCACACCACCAATTTGTTAAAGTGCACTGCCTTTTAGCAACccctcctttgttttccttttaacataGGTCTTCTTTAGTAAGGTTCAAAGGTGAAATCATGATAGCAATTCCCACTACTTGATTGTCCTTTCCTGATTCAGCACAAcacaaagacaagacaaaaaacaaacaaacaagcaaacacaactCCTTTGTGGAAGGGTAGGCACTTCTAATGCTCAGCTGCATCCTCTCCTGTCTGCCACAAAGCAACCAATGGGataaagggaaataaaagcaaaaggatCCAGGTTCCATTCGTTCATTTTGTGAAAGCTTTAATTACATCCCCAAAGATATGTGAGACTTAATCAAAATCCAAAATACTGTACTTTACTTCAGCCAGTCTCTTCATTAACGCAGCCAAAAATTCCTCCCATAAATGCATACTCCACTAGTTGGCCATATAACATGAGAAATTCTGCTAAGTACAATATGTCCAATAAAATTAAGTTGACTTTAACCACAATGTCATttaaataagccaattaaatgAGCCGGAAAGACAAAAGTGAAAACACAGCCTTGGgaataacttttttcttcttctagccATTACCAAATCCTTCTTACGGTGATTACCAAGGCAAGAAAGGTAGCAGTGACACCTCCGCAAGGATTATCTAAGAACTCATAATAAGCAGCCAGCTAGCTCTTCCCAGATTATTTTAGTAGCTTCTCTACTGTGGCAAGTGCTGCTACTTTTCTGCAGTTTGATTAACACTTGTAATCACACAATTCTTCTGTATACTACCTAAGGGAATCTCAATTCTTTCCTTAAAAGTCCAGTTCAGAAAACATGAGTTCAGATTATAGTCCTTCTGTGTGTAAAACTCTGTGCCCTCAAAGATGATGAAAGAATAAATTCTAGAAGAGATTTGAAACTCAAAATTCTACCTTGCATCTAGCCTGTGATAGACATTAATCTCATAGGCACTGCTCTGCCTTCCGTGTCTATGTGGGATCCATAGCTTCTGAAAAGTGTAGGCATGACAAAGTCTAGGCAAACCTAGACTTtcaaatattacattttctatTGCTGACCAGTTTCTGGTCTGATAGTCAAAATATCACACAATTATTCATAATGAAATTAACATGATAATATACTGATATATtagaaaacactttgaaaatcatATATACCATTTTACTATGATATAAAATAAGACAGGGTTCTTAGGTTGAAAACACATGCCATCCACATCTCCTAATTACTCTATTAATTCTGTATTTGTCACTTTCTAGTATCAATACTTAATATTTGCTGGAAACTCCCTGGTACTTTGAATCTTTTTCGCCATACCCATTTCACAGatcaaaatatttttccaaatctTTAAATAGTGCTTTCATAAGTTCATTAAGAGAAAAATGTAGTTATCCTAAAGTATCGTAAGACTTAAGAGATTCATAACCAACCCACCTATGTGCAATCCCCATCCCATTTGCTACAATGGCACCTACCCCAGCGTTGTCATGGTGACGATGGTGTACCAGAAGGCTGCAGGGATGCTGGTGAACTTGCTTGCCGAAGAGCCCTTTTCTGCGTAGAACATAACCGTAGCGAAAATGATGATAGCCATCGTGAGGGAAAAGAGCAAAAAGCCCAGTTCTGATGCACAGCTCTTCAGTGTGTACCCCAGGATACGCAGGCCTTGAGAGTGGCGGGAGAACTTAAAGATCCTGAAGACTCGGAAGACTCGGAGTGTGACAAACGCTCCACTGACATCCTCATTGTCTGTCATCACCAGCCCAATGTAATAGGGCAGGATGGCCACCACATCGATGATGCTCATGACACTTCGCACAAAACGGTAACGACTAGGTGCTGCGGCCAGGCGAAGCAAGTACTCAACAGTGAAGATCATGACACAGGCAGTATCCAAGCAGAAGAAGGCCACTGCATACCGTTCACCGCAAGGCAGTTCCTTTATGTGGCCTGGGCTGGACCCACATGGAACTGTTTCCACCACATTCGCTATGACCGAGACCGCAATGAAGAACCCAGTCACATAGTAGAACACCAGAGCCATGGTGCTGGTGTGGGGATTCTCAAAGGCCCGCCAGACCCTCTGCCTGGCGGTCATGGTGGGCAGTGCACTCTCCCCTGTGTTGTCAGTGTCAGCATCATCCTGTAGGCGCTCTGCATTCTCCCGCCTGCGGTCCTTGTACTCCTCATAACAGCAGTCGCCAATAATTTCTGGGATGAGGCCAAAGAAGGCCAATTCTTCATCATAAGCCGAGATACACTCGTGGCGGGGATAATGAAGCTTCCCCGTGCGGTAGAAATTGAGGATGTGGCGAAAGATGTCTGGGTCACGGTCAAAGAAATACTGTTGGGTCTCTGGGTGGTAGAAAAAGTCTCTCTCAGAACTGCCC
The Acomys russatus chromosome 10, mAcoRus1.1, whole genome shotgun sequence genome window above contains:
- the LOC127194468 gene encoding potassium voltage-gated channel subfamily D member 2, whose protein sequence is MAAGVAAWLPFARAAAIGWMPVASGPMPAPPRQERKRTQDALIVLNVSGTRFQTWQDTLERYPDTLLGSSERDFFYHPETQQYFFDRDPDIFRHILNFYRTGKLHYPRHECISAYDEELAFFGLIPEIIGDCCYEEYKDRRRENAERLQDDADTDNTGESALPTMTARQRVWRAFENPHTSTMALVFYYVTGFFIAVSVIANVVETVPCGSSPGHIKELPCGERYAVAFFCLDTACVMIFTVEYLLRLAAAPSRYRFVRSVMSIIDVVAILPYYIGLVMTDNEDVSGAFVTLRVFRVFRIFKFSRHSQGLRILGYTLKSCASELGFLLFSLTMAIIIFATVMFYAEKGSSASKFTSIPAAFWYTIVTMTTLG